Proteins found in one Lates calcarifer isolate ASB-BC8 linkage group LG8, TLL_Latcal_v3, whole genome shotgun sequence genomic segment:
- the smtnl1 gene encoding LOW QUALITY PROTEIN: smoothelin-like 1 (The sequence of the model RefSeq protein was modified relative to this genomic sequence to represent the inferred CDS: inserted 1 base in 1 codon), with protein MMDGESPNQETSETTETTNQTDTNNNSNQADEPGLEENKDTGTGHSEGETAESQGEVEAGEQGEEKTAPQQGEGEEVNAGDTNKPQTALEPVGGDAEEAGEDQDKESTDVKDPGPINGGKEGKKEVVEDGKGGQAEEVETGKDGEGVKDEAKVEERSKTEXKAKEEEKDVSGEVAKGAEKKKEADVEMKDKGKAKEVEKQGKPKRKSGPPSSSLSRPRPSARSIRAAAKNDIIAKFQQGAPETPIPRNFKIQRSSAAVATGASIKQKILHWCRNKTRNYEGINIENFSSSWCDGMAFCALIHRFFPDAFDYSSLSPEEREKNFTLAFKTAESLADCCPLLEVSDMIMMGNNPDPMCVFTYVQSLCHSLSKIEKERKEKEKEEKEKSSKEGEEKDKGEPSTERDEEESAEDGTTDGQEEKEEEPEGTGEEEDAPKSCEMEEGGGVLVEAES; from the exons ATGATGGATGGAGAATCACCCAACCAGGAGACATCTGAGACTACAGAGACGACTAATCAGACtgacaccaacaacaacagcaaccag GCAGATGAGCCAGGGCTGGAGGAGAATAAAGACACAGGGACAGGGCACTCAGAGGGGGAGACAGCAGAAAGTCAGGGGGAAGTGGAAGCAGgggagcagggggaggagaAGACAGCGCCACaacagggagaaggggaggaggtaAATGCTGGAGATACAAACAAGCCCCAGACTGCATTGGAGCCTGTTGGAGGTGACGCTGAAGAGGCTGGAGAAGATCAAGACAAAGAATCTACTGATGTAAAGGATCCTGGACCGATAAATGGGGGAAAAGAAGGCAAGAAAGAGGTGGTGGAAGACGGGAAAGGAGGGCAGGCGGAGGAAGTCGAGACtgggaaagatggagagggggTAAAGGACGAAGCCAAAGTTGAAGAGAGGAGCAAAACTG GAAAGgcaaaggaagaagagaaagatgtgaGCGGAGAAGTGGCAAAGggggcagaaaagaaaaaagaagcagacGTAGAGAtgaaagacaaaggaaaagcaAAGGAGGTAGAAAAGCAAGGGAAGCCCAAAAGAAAGAGTggtcctccctcctcttctctctcccgGCCAAGACCCTCTGCACGCTCCATCAGAGCAGCTGCTAAAAACGACATTATTGCCAAGTTTCAACAAGGTGCACCAGA GACACCAATACCCCGCAACTTCAAAATCCAGAGGTCATCTGCAGCTGTGGCCACAGGAGCTTCAATCAAACAGAAGATTCTTCACTGGTGTCGCAACAAAACTCGAAACTATGAG GGCATCAACATAGAAAACTTTTCATCGTCCTGGTGTGACGGGATGGCGTTCTGTGCTCTGATTCATCGTTTCTTCCCAGACGCTTTTGACTACAGCTCCCTGAGTccggaggagagggagaaaaacttTACTCTGGCCTTCAAAACTGCAGA gTCCCTGGCTgactgctgccctctgctggaagTGTCTGACATGATCATGATGGGTAACAACCCAGAccccatgtgtgtgttcacgtaCGTCCAGTCCCTCTGCCACAGCCTGTCcaagatagagaaagagaggaaggaaaaagaaaaggaggagaaagagaagtcCAGtaaggagggagaagagaaagataAAGGAGAGCCGTCgacagagagggatgaggaggaatCTGCTGAGGACGGGACGACAGATGGccaagaggagaaggaggaagagccAGAGGGAACCGGTGAGGAGGAAGATGCACCAAAGAGCTGTGAGAtggaggaaggtggaggagtGTTAGTCGAGGCAGAGTCGTAG
- the LOC108885547 gene encoding transcription factor che-1: protein MSTNMPPGSLNLESQLLSIMDVLVKAAVAEISQLFSESSASLRLHLTQSLKENEALRMRMKVMRSELFSLRLQTRTNRPASRFSPIRGNIPKPRAKPQVVIKPPVAQKAVEEAVSISLQPDNKTSSSSTQVQCADVESPDVILIKDEDDIGGCGTDEGQDDFGSHSTQGGVTTGTQNLESAGSSSCLTGDNEELRIVSVHGRGEGPLQDESDTLFTASELQAFSSLSPDHSITHDSLLTFTTGASDRGPMRAMQDNSVGLVRNSQLERNHPAVLNSAVKTTIVGADGQVGHPSHISQFPQQQNIFTHGVNKSLDCSFCGERFLSREDLIVHRASHTGESPVPCTLCGKSFVNKTTLSIHMRIHTGEKPYACPQCGKRFTQNGSLKIHLRTHSGEKPYTCNQCTASFNNPSNLRRHMITHNTNGVL, encoded by the exons ATGTCCACAAACATGCCGCCGGGCAGCCTGAACCTGGAGTCACAGCTTCTGTCCATAATGGACGTGCTGGTGAAGGCGGCGGTGGCGGAAATCAGTCAGCTGTTCTCGGAGAGCTCGGCGTCTCTCCGCCTGCACTTAACCCAGAGCCTGAAGGAAAACGAAGCcctgaggatgaggatgaaggtGATGAGGAGCGAGCTCTTCTCTCTCCGGCTGCAGACCAGGACGAACCGGCCGGCGAGCCGCTTCTCTCCAATCAGAGGAAATATCCCCAAACCACGGGCTAAACCACAAG TTGTCATTAAACCACCAGTGGCTCAAAAGGCTGTAGAGGAAGCTGTTTCTATTTCTCTTCAGCCAGACAACAagacttcctcctcttccactcaagtgcag TGTGCAGATGTGGAGAGTCCAGATGTCATCCTGATCAAGGATGAAGACGACATTGGAGGATGTGGGACAGATGAAG GTCAGGATGACTTTGGAAGCCACAGCACGCAGGGAGGTGTTACCACAGGGACTCAGAATTTAGAGTCTGCCGGTTCCTCTTCCTGTCTAACAGGTGATAATGAGGAGCTGAGAATTGTGAGTGTTCACGGCCGAGGAGAAGGGCCTCTGCAGGACGAGAGTGACACCCTCTTCACTGCCTCTGAGCTTCAGGCTTTCAGCTCCCTGTCTCCAGACCACAGCATCACCCACGACAGTCTCCTCACTTTCACCACTGGTGCCAGCGACAGAGGACCAATGAGAGCGATGCAGGATAACAGCGTTGGATTGGTGAGAAACAGCCAGCTGGAGAGAAATCATCCCGCAGTGTTGAATtctgcagtaaaaacaacaatagtGGGAGCTGATGGTCAAGTGGGGCACCCCAGTCACATCAGCCAGTTCCCCCAGCAGCAGAACATCTTCACTCATGGCGTCAACAAATCCCTGGACTGCAGCTTCTGCGGCGAGCGCTTCCTCAGCCGCGAAGACCTAATCGTTCACCGGGCGAGTCACACGGGAGAGTCGCCCGTTCCTTGCACATTGTGCGGCAAGTCGTTCGTCAACAAGACCACGCTGAGCATCCACATGCGCATACACACTGGCGAGAAGCCGTACGCTTGTCCACAGTGCGGGAAGCGCTTCACGCAGAACGGCAGCCTGAAGATCCACCTGAGGACTCACTCCGGAGAGAAGCCGTACACCTGCAACCAGTGCACCGCCAGCTTCAACAACCCCAGCAACCTGCGCAGACACATGATCACACACAACACTAATGGAGTGCTCTGA